A part of Miscanthus floridulus cultivar M001 chromosome 6, ASM1932011v1, whole genome shotgun sequence genomic DNA contains:
- the LOC136457085 gene encoding vesicle-associated protein 2-2-like produces MGQDLVEIHPRELQFTFEVKKQSSCVVHLINKSNEYVAFKVKTTSPKRYCVRPNTGVILPRKTCEFTVTMQALRTAPPDMQLKDKFLVQTTVVPYGTSDEELVPAFFSKETGRYIEESKLRVVLVSACQSLEEQPTNGIHDTEPAVGIPVLKEMPNIENEVPDVAKEVPAPLAQAPAIVTGIPSPVEETPGLREIPVPLNEAPAVLAESPSAQKDPSAITVEHAPTVTIEHAPAISIESPPSKQSVALFKESPPPLKQSVPVFKESPPLKQSVPVFKESPPLAETTPKEAVMLNGRGLFNVQNHQLYHVTEDVQNMKSKLNNLESKLEEAEKMIIRLREESRSTTQERDKLQQEMVFLRKKGTPRSQVGFPLLFVVYVALLGTSLGYLLRL; encoded by the exons ATGGGCCAGGACCTCGTCGAGATCCACCCGCGCGAGCTCCAGTTCACCT TTGAGGTGAAGAAACAAAGTTCATGTGTTGTCCACCTAATCAACAAGTCCAACGAATATGTTGCTTTCAAG GTTAAAACAACATCTCCTAAAAGATACTGTGTTCGACCAAATACCGGAGTTATCCTTCCGAGGAAAACATGTGAATTCACAG TTACCATGCAAGCACTCCGAACTGCTCCACCAGACATGCAATTAAAAGACAAGTTTTTGGTACAGACCACAGTTGTTCCTTATGGTACATCTGACGAGGAACTCGTTCCTGCTTTT TTCTCCAAAGAAACTGGCAGATACATTGAGGAAAGCAAATTAAGAGTTGTTCTTGTTAGTGCATGCCAATCCCTCGAAGAGCAACCGACTAATGGAATTCATGACACTGAGCCAGCTGTTGGAATTCCTGTACTGAAAGAGATGCCAAATATAGAGAACGAAGTGCCAGATGTTGCAAAAGAAGTTCCTGCCCCTCTGGCACAAGCTCCAGCAATTGTGACTGGAATACCTTCACCTGTCGAAGAGACTCCAGGCCTGAGAGAAATTCCTGTgccactgaatgaagcaccagcTGTATTGGCAGAATCTCCTTCCGCTCAAAAAGACCCCTCTGCTATTACAGTTGAACATGCCCCTACTGTTACAATTGAACATGCCCCTGCTATTTCCATTGAATCCCCTCCTTCGAAACAAAGTGTTGCACTTTTTAAGGaatctcctcctcctctgaaACAAAGCGTTCCAGTTTTTAAGGAATCTCCTCCTTTGAAACAAAGCGTTCCAGTTTTTAAGGAATCTCCTCCACTGGCGGAAACTACTCCTAAAGAAGCTGTTATGCTAAATGGCCGAGGACTTTTCAATGTGCAGAACCATCAATTATATCAT GTAACAGAAGATGTTCAGAATATGAAGTCAAAGCTCAACAATCTTGAATCAAAATTGGAAGAG GCTGAAAAGATGATAATAAGGCTAAGAGAAGAGAGCAGAAGTACCACCCAGGAGCGGGATAAGCTACAGCAAGAAATG GTATTCCTAAGAAAGAAGGGAACCCCAAGGAGTCAAGTGGGTTTCCCCTTGCTCTTTGTGGTGTACGTGGCGCTTCTTGGTACCTCACTCGGTTACCTGCTCCGCCTATGA